In Carya illinoinensis cultivar Pawnee chromosome 9, C.illinoinensisPawnee_v1, whole genome shotgun sequence, the following are encoded in one genomic region:
- the LOC122276744 gene encoding uncharacterized protein LOC122276744 — translation MKVLTEGPLAKILRKPDCIERLIGWSIELSEFDIEYEPRKAIEGQTMADFVAEFSDFPLEEVIAPSRKPWVLFIHGSSCRIGGGQGIHLLSPDGRERYYMVTLAFKVTNNEVEYEALIAGLSVATLIGAIEVDTRSDSQVVVNQVLGLYIAKGEKLKKYLARVREIRDLFSYFAITQIPSADNEVTNRLARAASGGEEVPLPWPVESRVVEVPAVGLEVGVLGSSTPDWASSIVEYLDGGKLPEAREDARKVKKRTDRFLLIDEILYKRGFSVPLLICISVQEVQYLLAEIHEGICGNHSGGRTLARKAVRAGYYWPNALRDVREFAKRCAKCQTYAPIPHAHPEELALVTTPWPFAQWGVDLVGPFLPGKCVRLKSLQRMVCGVKDQGKVLFPGHPQANGQAKATNKALLSILKKKVVEKKGDWADELLGVLWAYRTTAKTPTGEFPFTLAYGCEAVTAVEVGLPTYRMSHFSGTWNNKKIEEYLDLLEEEREIAEARML, via the exons ATGAAAGTACTGACAGAGGGTCCATTGGCAAAAATACTGAGGAAGCCAGATTGTATAGAGAGGCTGATAGGCTGGTCAATCGAGCTGAGTGAGTTCGATATAGAATACGAGCCAAGGAAAGCCATTGAAGGGCAAACGATGGCAGATTTTGTAGCAGAATTCTCAGATTTTCCCCTGGAGGAGGTAATAGCACCGTCAAGAAAGCCCTGGGTATTGTTTATACATGGGTCGTCCTGCCGAATAGGTGGAGGCCAGGGGATACATTTACTGAGCCCTGACGGTCGGGAGCGGTATTACATGGTCACACTAGCATTCAAAGTAACCAACAATGAAGTTGAGTATGAAGCGTTGATAGCGGGTTTGTCTGTGGCCACCTTGATAGGGGCAATCGAAGTAGACACCAGGTCAGATTCACAAGTAGTAGTAAATCAAGTTTTGGGCCTGTACATTGCAAAGGGTGAAAAGTTGAAGAAATATCTTGCACGAGTTCGGGAAATACGCGATCTCTTCTCATACTTTGCTATAACTCAGATTCCAAGTGCGGACAACGAGGTCACAAACCGATTGGCACGAGCAGCATCAGGAGGGGAGGAGGTACCCCTACCATGGCCAGTCGAGAGTAGGGTCGTCGAGGTCCCTGCTGTGGGCCTCGAAGTAGGAGTTCTGGGGTCAAGTACCCCAGACTGGGCGAGTAGTATAGTGGAGTACTTGGATGGAGGAAAATTGCCGGAAGCAAGAGAAGATGCAAGAAAGGTAAAGAAAAGGACGGACAGGTTCCTACTCATCGATGAGATCCTTTATAAAAGAGGCTTCTCCGTTCCGTTACTGATATGCATCTCCGTACAAGAAGTACAGTATCTCCTGGCTGAGATACACGAAGGGATATGTGGAAACCACAGTGGGGGAAGAACCTTGGCTAGGAAAGCGGTCCGGGCAGGATATTACTGGCCTAATGCTCTAAGGGATGTGCGGGAGTTCGCCAAGAGGTGTGCAAAATGCCAGACATACGCACCTATACCTCATGCCCATCCGGAGGAACTAGCATTAGTAACAACGCCATGGCCATTCGCCCAGTGGGGGGTAGATCTGGTGGGACCATTCCTGCCAGGAAAATGTG TTCGACTCAAATCACTACAGAGAATGGTGTGCGGAGTTAAGGATCAAGGTAAAGTACTTTTCCCGGGCCACCCCCAAGCAAATGGTCAAGCTAAGGCAACGAACAAGGCATTACTCTCAATCCTCAAGAAAAAGGTCGTGGAGAAGAAAGGAGATTGGGCAGACGAGCTGCTAGGGGTACTCTGGGCATATAGAACTACAGCAAAAACTCCAACAGGGGAATTTCCGTTTACGCTAGCATACGGATGCGAGGCAGTTACAGCAGTAGAAGTAGGGCTGCCAACCTACAGAATGAGCCATTTCTCGGGTACCTGGAATAACAAAAAGATAGAAGAATACCTCGACTTActcgaagaagaaagagagatagcCGAGGCTCGAATGCtgtaa